A single genomic interval of Sphaerodactylus townsendi isolate TG3544 linkage group LG08, MPM_Stown_v2.3, whole genome shotgun sequence harbors:
- the SFXN2 gene encoding sideroflexin-2 isoform X2 → MTAHLTMFNIDAPRWDQNTFMGRLKHFFNITDPRTLAVSEHELDRAKALVESCRAGTVPPGTSQEQLFYAKKLYDSAFHPDSGEKMNLIGRMSFQVPGGMAITGFMLQFYRTVPAVVFWQWVNQSFNAVVNYTNRNAASAISVKQIGVAYVTATSTALATAVGLNLYTKRAPTLVARWVPFAAVAAANCVNIPLMRQQELINGIAVTDENGNHLGESRRAAIKGITQVVISRITMAAPGMILLPIIMEKLEKYPFMKKIQVLHAPLQTILVGGFLIFMVPFACALFPQRSSIAFSQLEPDLRESIVAKNGDKVPYVYFNKGL, encoded by the exons ATGACAGCCCATCTTACCATGTTCAACATTGATGCCCCTCGCTGGGACCAGAACACCTTCATGGGGCGCCTGAAGCACTTTTTCAACATCACAGACCCAAGGACACTGGCGGTGTCAGAGCATGAGCTGGACAGAGCAAAGGCATTGGTGGAGAGCTGCAG GGCAGGCACAGTGCCACCGGGGACCAGCCAGGAGCAACTATTCTATGCCAAGAAGCTTTACGACTCTGCTTTCCACCCTGACTCTGGAGAGAAGATGAATTTGATAGGGAGGATGTCGTTTCAAGTTCCTGGAGGGATGGCTATCACCGGCTTCATGCTACAATTCTACAG GACAGTCCCAGCTGTGGTATTCTGGCAATGGGTGAATCAGTCCTTCAATGCCGTTGTGAACTACACCAACCGGAATGCTGCAAGCGCTATCTCTGTCAA GCAAATTGGAGTTGCTTATGTCACTGCTACCAGTACTGCCTTGGCAACCGCCGTGGGACTCAACCTTTACACCAAG AGAGCCCCAACTCTTGTGGCACGCTGGGTCCCCTTTGCAGCAGTGGCTGCTGCCAACTGTGTGAATATCCCTTTGATGAGGCAACA GGAACTCATTAATGGGATCGCAGTGACTGATGAGAATGGCAATCATCTGGGTGAGTCCAGG AGAGCTGCAATCAAGGGGATAACCCAGGTGGTGATTTCCCGCATCACTATGGCTGCTCCTGGCATGA ttTTGTTGCCTATCATCATGGAAAAACTAGAAAAGTACCCCTTCATGAAA AAAATCCAGGTTCTTCATGCTCCGTTGCAGACAATACTTGTTGGGGGATT CCTTATCTTCATGGTTCCATTTGCCTGTGCTCTCTTCCCACAAAGGAG CTCaattgccttttcacagctggagcctgACCTCAGGGAATCTATTGTGGCCAAAAATGGGGACAAAGTGCCCTACGTCTATTTTAACAAAGGCTTGTGA
- the SFXN2 gene encoding sideroflexin-2 isoform X1 — protein MSKMTAHLTMFNIDAPRWDQNTFMGRLKHFFNITDPRTLAVSEHELDRAKALVESCRAGTVPPGTSQEQLFYAKKLYDSAFHPDSGEKMNLIGRMSFQVPGGMAITGFMLQFYRTVPAVVFWQWVNQSFNAVVNYTNRNAASAISVKQIGVAYVTATSTALATAVGLNLYTKRAPTLVARWVPFAAVAAANCVNIPLMRQQELINGIAVTDENGNHLGESRRAAIKGITQVVISRITMAAPGMILLPIIMEKLEKYPFMKKIQVLHAPLQTILVGGFLIFMVPFACALFPQRSSIAFSQLEPDLRESIVAKNGDKVPYVYFNKGL, from the exons ATGAG TAAAATGACAGCCCATCTTACCATGTTCAACATTGATGCCCCTCGCTGGGACCAGAACACCTTCATGGGGCGCCTGAAGCACTTTTTCAACATCACAGACCCAAGGACACTGGCGGTGTCAGAGCATGAGCTGGACAGAGCAAAGGCATTGGTGGAGAGCTGCAG GGCAGGCACAGTGCCACCGGGGACCAGCCAGGAGCAACTATTCTATGCCAAGAAGCTTTACGACTCTGCTTTCCACCCTGACTCTGGAGAGAAGATGAATTTGATAGGGAGGATGTCGTTTCAAGTTCCTGGAGGGATGGCTATCACCGGCTTCATGCTACAATTCTACAG GACAGTCCCAGCTGTGGTATTCTGGCAATGGGTGAATCAGTCCTTCAATGCCGTTGTGAACTACACCAACCGGAATGCTGCAAGCGCTATCTCTGTCAA GCAAATTGGAGTTGCTTATGTCACTGCTACCAGTACTGCCTTGGCAACCGCCGTGGGACTCAACCTTTACACCAAG AGAGCCCCAACTCTTGTGGCACGCTGGGTCCCCTTTGCAGCAGTGGCTGCTGCCAACTGTGTGAATATCCCTTTGATGAGGCAACA GGAACTCATTAATGGGATCGCAGTGACTGATGAGAATGGCAATCATCTGGGTGAGTCCAGG AGAGCTGCAATCAAGGGGATAACCCAGGTGGTGATTTCCCGCATCACTATGGCTGCTCCTGGCATGA ttTTGTTGCCTATCATCATGGAAAAACTAGAAAAGTACCCCTTCATGAAA AAAATCCAGGTTCTTCATGCTCCGTTGCAGACAATACTTGTTGGGGGATT CCTTATCTTCATGGTTCCATTTGCCTGTGCTCTCTTCCCACAAAGGAG CTCaattgccttttcacagctggagcctgACCTCAGGGAATCTATTGTGGCCAAAAATGGGGACAAAGTGCCCTACGTCTATTTTAACAAAGGCTTGTGA